From a single Pseudorasbora parva isolate DD20220531a chromosome 15, ASM2467924v1, whole genome shotgun sequence genomic region:
- the bloc1s2 gene encoding biogenesis of lysosome-related organelles complex 1 subunit 2 isoform X2, whose translation MAATGEEAAAMDSICKAPAPPTDLNLTAEPEPEPRRDAATSDATETQKAKRPNEGGVETAEEATEPAEPDINELCRDMFDKMAVFLQGELTATCEDYKLLENMNKLTSLKYMEMKDISINISRNLQDLNQKYASLQPYLDQINQIEEQVTALEQAAYKLDTYSKKLEAKFKKLEKR comes from the exons ATGGCAGCTACGGGGGAGGAGGCCGCAGCGATGGACAGCATCTGTAAAGCACCCGCTCCCCCGACCGACCTCAACCTCACAGCCGAACCCGAGCCAGAGCCGAGGAGAGATGCGGCCACAAGCGACGCGACTGAGACGCAAAAAGCCAAAAGACCCA ATGAGGGAGGTGTGGAGACAGCAGAGGAGGCCACTGAACCCGCTGAACCAGATATCAATGAGCTCTGCAGAGACATGTTTGACAAAATGGCAGTTTTCCTACAGGGAGAGCTCACTG CCACTTGTGAGGACTACAAACTCCTCGAGAACATGAACAAACTCACCAGTCTGAAGTACATGGAGATGAAGGACATATCCATCAACATCAGCCGCAATCTGCAAGATCTCAATCAGAAAT ATGCCAGTTTGCAGCCTTATCTGGATCAGATTAACCAGATTGAGGAGCAGGTTACGGCTCTGGAGCAGGCTGCATATAAACTAGACACGTATTCGAAGAAACTGG AGGCCAAGTTTAAGAAACTGGAGAAGCGGTGA
- the bloc1s2 gene encoding biogenesis of lysosome-related organelles complex 1 subunit 2 isoform X1, with product MAATGEEAAAMDSICKAPAPPTDLNLTAEPEPEPRRDAATSDATETQKAKRPSNNNEGGVETAEEATEPAEPDINELCRDMFDKMAVFLQGELTATCEDYKLLENMNKLTSLKYMEMKDISINISRNLQDLNQKYASLQPYLDQINQIEEQVTALEQAAYKLDTYSKKLEAKFKKLEKR from the exons ATGGCAGCTACGGGGGAGGAGGCCGCAGCGATGGACAGCATCTGTAAAGCACCCGCTCCCCCGACCGACCTCAACCTCACAGCCGAACCCGAGCCAGAGCCGAGGAGAGATGCGGCCACAAGCGACGCGACTGAGACGCAAAAAGCCAAAAGACCCAGTAATAACA ATGAGGGAGGTGTGGAGACAGCAGAGGAGGCCACTGAACCCGCTGAACCAGATATCAATGAGCTCTGCAGAGACATGTTTGACAAAATGGCAGTTTTCCTACAGGGAGAGCTCACTG CCACTTGTGAGGACTACAAACTCCTCGAGAACATGAACAAACTCACCAGTCTGAAGTACATGGAGATGAAGGACATATCCATCAACATCAGCCGCAATCTGCAAGATCTCAATCAGAAAT ATGCCAGTTTGCAGCCTTATCTGGATCAGATTAACCAGATTGAGGAGCAGGTTACGGCTCTGGAGCAGGCTGCATATAAACTAGACACGTATTCGAAGAAACTGG AGGCCAAGTTTAAGAAACTGGAGAAGCGGTGA